From a region of the Montipora capricornis isolate CH-2021 unplaced genomic scaffold, ASM3666992v2 scaffold_266, whole genome shotgun sequence genome:
- the LOC138035146 gene encoding integrase/recombinase xerD homolog, whose protein sequence is MAGIPSPTNSPILHAIRDAAKRLVGTRPVNRKEPISAGMIRRLVDNSNFDNLLELRNVCIFILAYAGFFRIQEILHIKYGDIHFNSGYVVINVDISKTDQLRKGNEVVISVGSGEKTCPVKILRRYLTGVERYPVQSDHFVFRALSKCKSGHKLVAINKPVSYSTIREYFKVNFKDIVPDISLFSTHSLRSGGASAAANAGVPDRLFQRHGRWRSVSAKNGYVDDSLGSRLSVSKMLDI, encoded by the coding sequence ATGGCAGGTATCCCGTCGCCTACTAACAGTCCAATTCTACATGCAATAAGGGATGCCGCCAAAAGATTAGTTGGAACTCGCCCAGTTAACAGGAAAGAGCCCATTTCGGCAGGCATGATTAGAAGGCTTGTCGATAATTCAAACTTTGACAATTTACTTGAGTTAAGGAACGTTTGCATTTTTATATTAGCCTATGCGGGCTTTTTTCGAATTCAAGAGATTCTCCATATTAAGTATGGGGATATTCATTTCAATTCTGGATATGTTGTTATTAATGTTGATATAAGTAAGACTGATCAATTGAGAAAGGGTAATGAGGTTGTTATTTCTGTAGGCTCGGGTGAGAAAACTTGTCCGGTTAAGATTTTGAGACGCTACTTAACTGGAGTTGAACGCTACCCTGTCCAATcagatcattttgtttttagagcCTTGTCTAAATGTAAGTCTGGGCACAAGCTTGTTGCGATTAATAAGCCAGTTAGTTATTCCACAATCAGggaatattttaaagttaatttcaagGACATTGTTCCAGATATTTCATTGTTTAGTACTCATTCGCTGAGATCTGGTGGTGCTTCAGCAGCGGCCAACGCTGGTGTACCGGATCGCCTTTTCCAAAGGCATGGGAGATGGAGGTCTGTTTCTGCAAAGAATGGATATGTTGACGATTCCTTAGGTTCTAGGCTTTCAGTTTCCAAAATGTTAGACATTTAG